From Oryzias latipes chromosome 3, ASM223467v1:
aaccaaTATGATGTGGAATGCCAAGTGATCATCTGCCATGATGTATGTTTCCAAGGACCACAACTTGCCCTGCCAGGTGTATAATAATTGTACTTTTCCTAAAGCCCCATGGGTCTTCCCATCAGCAAGAGCAAAGGTTTGGCTATCACAAGATTCCAATTTTTCATCCTCGTGAGCAATCTCCAAACATTGGCTCTGCTTCATTAAGGAATAAGTACACCCTGTATCAAACACGGCTTGGGATAATCTACCCCTCACTTCAATTGGTACATGAAGCAGGGTCGCTGGAAGGATTTTTCGTCCACCCTGGATGATGTTGATTCCATCTGGGTTCCTACGAGGTCCCTTATCATAAGGTCGTCTCTGGCCCCTCTCCTTGGCTTTATGCAGGTCTACCTTACCCCAGTATTCTCTGGAGGAAGTGTAGTCCTTTTCCACCAAGGTACCTATCCTCACCAACTGATCCACTGTTGTAACTGTACCTCTCAAACAACCAGCTATCTTGGGATTGCAGTTATTTAAGATTTTTCTGACCAATTCTGACTCTGTAATCTCAGGTTTCCACCTCAAACATAGAGCTCTGTAATCATAGGCAAAATCTCGCAGGCACTGGTCAGGTAATTGAACCATATCTCTAAGCTTCTCCTCTACCTCCGTGAAATAATCTGGAGGGAGAAATGCAGTGTGGAAAGCCTCTTTAAATTCTTCCCAATTACGgatgttgtttttctccacaCATGGCATGGGATGAAAGAGATATAcactgatgctgctgcagactTTCCGCGTCTGTCGCCGGCACGCCCCTTCTCTCTTCTCCCGCTCCTCTCATTCAGATCCATTCAAAACTTTTTTGGTCTCCTCCCCATTGCCATGTTACCCAATCACACGTACTTTTTATACAGATGCCATGCATATTAATTGATACACAGTGTAATTacagaatttccttttttttttatacactttgCTCTCCCCTCGAgcaattgactttttttcctttgcatatttcattcattcatttcaattGATTTCAATGTGGCGATGTCAaaaccggtcatatccgatctgtgccacatgagaggaaaaacaatcggaattgggtcacttgaaccatccagtgtaaatgcggcctaagAGTATCTCCATTTAGAGACTTGTTGTCATCTGCCTCTAGATGCATGAGGTTTAGCCAGTTTAAATACTATCAGAACCTAGAATTCCTCATTAATCTCGAATTGTTCTTCATTGCGGTATCCAGGCACCCCTTTGCTAATTAATATTTAAGTTATGTGTGCTCTTGTTGTCAACCTATTGAGAACCAATGGTATCAAGTACAAAACATCCAATCCAGCCAAGCTGCCGTCCATTGCTACGTGGGATGgcgaccttcctcatctacgtaATCTTCTTGGACCTTGGTTACCCTTCTATTCGCCTGCTCCTCGATGGCCTTTgtaaggtgcgtccctctggaAATGACAAAAGGTTACCTCTCTCTTACCATTggtgtatgtaaaaaaaaaatgtttttggtgttaatATTACAGCAGGTTCCATATTAACTGTCGTTTCTTGTTGGAATCTGTGCTCTGATGGTTTTCTATGGTGTGATGAATATACAAATAGAACCTTCTCTTTAAACTCACTACTTGATTTCACCTTCTCAGAGTTGTTCTTAAAAGCACTTTTATTCCCTTTATCATAAGCATTCTAAACTGATCAGTtctaaattatttatattttcattgcCAAGTCTAAAACTGTTTTGTCTTTATCCATGCATCGCTTCCTGAGCCTGCGACCCCTATTCCCCGGTCAGCAATTAAGTTTCTGGGGGATGATGTAAAACCCTCGACAAAGTCGGATGGCTTCCAAGTTCCACAGTTTCTGCTCGTCTTGCAGCTTCCCTGCAGATTATTGCCCCTGCACTCCTTGATCTAGTCTCTattctgcactgaaagtgaagtGAAAGTGAAGTGAACTCCGACGAGTTTCAACGAGTTTCTTACTTGAATCAACCAATATGTTAGCATCAGAATGGCATACAAAATGTTGGATTATAGATGTTTGCAAACTATATTGCCAGGTGGAAGCCATGAAATTAGGATGTTCTTCAGCTGTGTTACGATATGTAATGGCGCTCTAAATTGGAGGTCACTTAAAGTCGTATCATAGCGTGCCGGATGGAAGCATCGAAATCATATCGTTCAGCTCGTTCATAGTACTCAGATGGAAGCTTCTAAATCATGGATTTCATTTAAGCTTTAATCATATTATGCCAGTGGAAGCTTCAAAATTGGATGTTGTGTCGTCTTACAGGTTGGTGTTTGGCTCTGTACTCGAAAAACAGTGGgccaacggtcaaaggtgccgggtcacacatagcagtcatacttgtaAGTCTGAATATGGAATGCCTCTGAAACATCTGATTCATCTAATTAAACACTGATATACATTTAAATTCTATCCAACCTTGATGAATTTGGTGTtgggggtagttattaccctaaagtttatggaaatttgtctcatggaattgcacggagtcttatgccaaactaaaagactGTGAAATGCCGACtagaggaatgtgaaatgccgACTTAAAGGAAGGTGAAACGCAGAGTTAAAGGAAGGTGAAATGCCGAGTTAAAGGAAGGTGAAACGCAGagttaaaggaatgtgaaatgcagagttaaaggaatgtgaaatgcagagttaaaggaatgtgaaatgcagagttaaaggaatgtgaaatgcaaagttaaaggaagtgaaagcaaaacaaagatgtgaaaataaataatattattactgcatgagttgtctttTACTGGTTGTTTTATTGGTAATTATTACCGTAACTTCCagactatagagcgcacctgattttAAGCTGCATTCATTAAATTTGTAAAGGATAAAatattttgtacatacataagccgcatgtacccacattgaaacatgtgttgtagaatgaagatgtgtgtgtgcagaaacCGCCCCATGTGTGTATGAAAGAGGGGGGGCACAAGCAGCGTAGGGAGGGGAGAGCACAGAGGGAGGGAAGAGCGCAGCTCAAGAGGGAGCTGCTCTTACTCACTCTTGCTCTGCTCCCCTCCTtcctctgacacacacacatactcattctacaaaacctatatagttagttcatttgttagatagttagtagttagttgttactgttatattatttgttttgttttaatgtaaagcactttgtgttgtaCTCccatatgaaaagtgctttataaataaagtttgatttgatatgATCTGCTGAAGTTGCTTTGAATATGCTCATGTGTGTGGCCTCTAAGCAGCCTTTCAGTTCTTCCACAGCTTTGTCAGTCCATGTCATTACAGTCCTGGTTGGAGCTGGATCTGCTTTATAACTAATGCAATAAAGAATAGTATTTTTGTTCAGGGGGTCaacatgtggaatttattatcagACAATCTGCAGAATGCAAACTCcatataaaagtttaaaaaatgtatacatttaaaatgtatcaaaatacCTTCTCAACTGACAGACTCTTGTGGTTCACAGCAAAAACTGGAGAGTTGAAATTTCGGGGTTAAACAAACCAGAGTTGATTTCCACTCTTGAAGTGTTATTTTAACACATTGCGATTCAAATGGTGTTCAGTGTTGGGGTTATTTATCAGTGTTACCCAAATCAAGCTAATTTAACACTACAGAGAGTCAATGCCCCTGGGCTTCTGCCTCGGAAACCCTGTGCAAGAAAGTACAAGGTGCTGACACTCTTGAAGTGTTATTTTAACACATTGCGATTCAAATGATGTTCAGTGTTGGAGTTATTTTGGCCAAATGAAGTTCATTTGACACTATAGAGAGTCAAGGCCCCTGGGCTTTTGCCTCTGAAACCCTGTGCAAGAAAGTGCAACGTGGTAATTTTCCATGAGCTGCGGCAATTTCATCAGTGCTGGAAAAAGTTCTTCACAAGCGGTAAGTTAAACTAATTTATGGGGAAAAATACTGTTAAATGGCCCTTAGTATATACAATAATGTATATAGAGAGAATTGTATAACTTTTCTacgcttttttgttgctgttaagCTGCTTTCACGCAGCGGTTTCATCCAACCCGTCCGTGGCCTTCTGTAATGCACTACACGCACAAATGTTGTAAATGCAGCTTTACCTTAACAGCTAATGCTACACACACAGACTtcgagtttcaatgttaagttaaTGTAGAGGATCTGTGGCGCGATTTGAGCGCAGTGTGTTTTCAGCGGCGCGgcctgagtttaaaaaaaaaaaaaaaaaaaagaccgtTGGCAAGGTTGTCGCTTTTAAACAATCTGGGACTCGTCTCTGGGACTTGACGTTTTCGGGGACTCGATTAGCAGGTGAAGTACAAATCCAAAATGGCGACTCAACGTCACaattccatccatccgtccatccatcttcttaacccgCTTTATCCCTTTCGGAGCAGCGGGGTTGCCGGAGCACGTCCGATTTTACTGTTAAGGAAAGGTGGGGTAAaccttggacaggtcgccagtttgttCCAGGGCCCATGGGGCTGGAGCGCTCCACATCCACCTTGGCGGACAGACAGACATGATAAAGCCACCTGTTTACTTAGGCCTACTCCCTTTCGAACTAATACAGGAACAGCAAGCCTTAACTTGGTCACAGACACACGAAATTACGTTCTGTGTGAATGCAGTTAGGGGTTTTAGATaactattttacattttaggaaaatgtgttttcctgcatttatataattttatttatttactatttagCAAGTTTCATGTATGCTTGAATCatgtaaaaaactatttttgactTTTAACCAGTTGTGGCATCCCTTAAAAAAACGTACTCAAAATTGCATCTGTCCTGTGGAAGGAAGGAATTTTTTAGTGTCACTTTGCAAAAAGTTACTACatactaaaaaacaaatttttacagGTGGGACAAAATTTTAAGACAGACACAACAGACACCCTTTCCTGCTTGTAATCGCTGGATGTCATGTGGACGTAGATTATCCGAGAAATTAAATAGGGAATGTCGTTTTATTTTACTCTGtgttgcaaaatgcattttataaGCAAAATgtatacaagtttttttttttgtattttaattgttttatttagagCTATGGACAATGATTTAACCTAATATTTATGAAGTCTATCTTTGTGGGCTGGTAAGGGCTGTCAAATTTTTttgtgtgggtggggggttaCTTAAGTATAATTGAATTTTATAACGCAACCTTGCTTTAATCAATATTTACACCACATTGTAAATGTAACTAAATTTTATAATCTAATTCTTGTAGGTCAATTGGTGTTGCTCTTCAGCTTCAGAGGGTCTCAGCTGGTAAACCCTAAGTGAAGGAGGTAAGTCTTGATAGTCATGTTAGCAGTGTcagcatgccccccccccccccctattttttgttcttttatggaAAGCTCACCCTAACATATACCAGACTTGGTGattacataattgactttgCATATTACAtggctcacacacacacctcattCTGGAACCCACTGCATGGGTTTTATAAGTTTCAAAACTCTGTAGTGGATAACATAGTTGACAGGTTTATTACTGTGTCCAtatgactgtttttaattttagcttgAATTGTTTAAGTTGTATGCTAAAAAAATGCttatttctgtcatgtttttttttttggtatggTTCAGTAAAATGCTGGTGCAGGTTTGCTACCGCCAACAGCAGAAATATGTAAAGCTGGATGAAGTTGATGGAAAGTTTGATTTCATGCAACTGCatgaaaaaggtttgtttttaaatttcgtTTGAAGaggaaatacattttgtgtAGGTGATTTTGTATCCAAATTAGTTTATTCATTTGTGAAGTGAGAATAGTGCTGGCTTAAAAGGTGCTCTCAGAAATATCTCATCTTTTCCAGTCATCGAGAGGTTTTGCCTGCCACCTGACGCAAAAGTAGTATACAAAGATGCAACAGGGACAGAAGTTGACGAAGACATTTTCAATGACCTTGTCAGCCAAGGCAGCgttgttttaacagttttcccAAGTGATGGTGAGAAATGTAAAGGGTCAGTTACATGAAGCAATTCAGTGTCAAATGGTGGAACCTGAACTCTCAAATCagtctacagaaaaaaaaaacaatttgtagtATAATGTGGAATCCAACAAGATGCAATAAATTTTGCAACATTTGAACGaagatgtacatttttttttatttctgaaatttattttttctcctagAGTTTACTGATTGCTCCTTGTCCTCTCCATCTGAATGGTCTGACTCAAGCTTCAGTTCAAGTGCAAGTGCATCAACTGTACTTTTAGATGAGATCCCAAGGAAAAAATCAAGAGTTGAAGGAACAATCAATGCAGTTTCTGCAAAAAAGGTTGGAACAAAGTTCAAATATctctgtcaacattttttttgccgtttaattacaatttttgtCTTCCCTAAGTTGATCGAAGCTGTACTTGGAGCCAGTTCAGGTGGTGAAGAGGTCCTTGAAGAATATCACGCATCACAGACTCTTAAAGATTCTACCAGAAGAAAGCTGGTCAATATAATAGTGGCCCACATGATTGATAAACATGGGTAATGTGCCCAGTTTTTgtagacttaaaaaaagaatcaaaactgTTTATCTATTACTATAGTAATCCCAATTGAATCTCTTCCCAGACATCTCCCCACTAAAGCTGTTAGAGAAGAATATGCTCTTGGGATAGTGACACTTTTTCCATCCCTAAAAGACCCATACTCCGAGAAAGGCTACGTATGTAtaattattattgtaatattcGTTGAGATAGTATTTATGATTTGTGTTGTTAGGTTCTGGGTGGgcattttgatttctgatattcttaaaaatgacagacaaTGCACTAAGTGTTAATGTATTTCCATTTCAGGAACACTTCTATGATGCTGCAAGCAGTACAGGATACATTTCTTGGCGTCTTAAGACCATCCAGAGAAAGATTCGACGAGAATCTACCACTTCAAATAGCCTCACTGGCCTTTGTCAAGGAGGAGGTAATACATCTGCAAACTGGTCATCTTATGTCAGCTAGTGTAGTAGAAGAGAGCAAAGATGGTTTTAGGTTTGTATGCTGTCACCTCTTTCACAAAAGTAGTTTGTATGTCTGACATTAGAAAGCCACTTTCCTCTTCAGGGGGCCCTAAATTCCAGAGATCTGTTGTAgttgaggagcagcagctggatgGAGATGCTTGTCAGGAGGCAATGTCTTTGCTCAATTATGCCACAGACACTACGCAAATTTTTCGAAAGATGAGAGAGACGTTTCAGCATCGGCAAAAACTCATCAATGACTCAGACAAAACGCTTGACATCCTGTCAATCTTCCCAAGATTCCTGGATACCAAAGGATTGGTAAGTATGCAGTGATATTTTGAGATCTACTTGAAATGTGCAGAATGTGGTGatagtatattttttatttttcataggtAAATCAAGACTTCATTCTCTTGTTTAATGACGAGGTATCCAACCGGCTGCTTCAGAAATGGGACCCGATCTTTAGATGCAACGTTATCAAAGAGGCCAAGCAGCTCACTTCAACACCAGAGCTTCGTCAGTTGTTGCATTCAGCGGAGAGTCCACAAGGAAGTCATGAGGCAATGAGTGAGTTTTGCTCTCTTGTGTTTACAATTCAATACTTTATTAACATaactttttttgtactttgctTTGTGTAAGTCTTTAAAAGTTCAATGACCTAAAAGATCATGAAGTACATGAATTTGCAGTACATTTGAATGCAGGTTTGTTAAATCAGATTATTAGGGGCATATTTAAGTTTCTCAGTTATTGCATCACCGCCAACTTATTTTAGCTGTCATTTTACTATTTGTTGCGGCACATATCTACTTGAGACATGCAGAGTTTTAAATATATGCAACGTTTTCAACAGAGTAATTGGTTTTTGCCCTTTTAATGATCATTGTTTTAAGTCTTTGCtgttcattcattctttgtcCATAGCTTATGATGCAGAGATGGCCTCGCTTTTGTTGCTGTTATATCTCCTTCCACCACCACCTGGGGGACCAAAGTTTCCAAAAATCAGCGCTTCTGATGCAGTTGAAAAAGTTATTGTCTTTCACAAGgtaattttacatttgttaaTTTTGATCATGTGTAAAACTGGTAAAgagttaaatgaaacaaattgtaGGCAAGTTTACTTTAACATAGAATGTTTGTTTTCACTTGTGCAGTGCTATTTCTGACTTGAGTGTCCAATGTCCTTTTTAAACCTCAGTCTTGCTGCAGTTTGGAAGAACATCTtcagaaccagcagaaccatCAGCCATACCTCCTAGCCGTTGGTCGCGAAAAGAGGAACATCGACAGATTCTACATCTCCATTGACAAGCGTCTCATCCCATGCCAGGCAAACCGCTCCCTTGGGGCATTTGATGAACTTTTTAAagctcattttgttttcagtgtgtctTATGATGGTGCACTTCTGAATTTCTACACCTTTTTGCAGACAACAGTTTATAACATTGATATGGGTAAAATGAAGGTGTCACCAAGAATTCGAGACATGAGAGCCAAACTCC
This genomic window contains:
- the LOC111946837 gene encoding uncharacterized protein LOC111946837, coding for MLVQVCYRQQQKYVKLDEVDGKFDFMQLHEKVIERFCLPPDAKVVYKDATGTEVDEDIFNDLVSQGSVVLTVFPSDEFTDCSLSSPSEWSDSSFSSSASASTVLLDEIPRKKSRVEGTINAVSAKKLIEAVLGASSGGEEVLEEYHASQTLKDSTRRKLVNIIVAHMIDKHGHLPTKAVREEYALGIVTLFPSLKDPYSEKGYEHFYDAASSTGYISWRLKTIQRKIRRESTTSNSLTGLCQGGGGPKFQRSVVVEEQQLDGDACQEAMSLLNYATDTTQIFRKMRETFQHRQKLINDSDKTLDILSIFPRFLDTKGLVNQDFILLFNDEVSNRLLQKWDPIFRCNVIKEAKQLTSTPELRQLLHSAESPQGSHEAMTYDAEMASLLLLLYLLPPPPGGPKFPKISASDAVEKVIVFHKSCCSLEEHLQNQQNHQPYLLAVGREKRNIDRFYISIDKRLIPCQANRSLGAFDELFKAHFVFSVSYDGALLNFYTFLQTTVYNIDMGKMKVSPRIRDMRAKLLNQEVLLTTQI